The genome window tctcttctgctctctatcctctcctcctctctcttctgctctctatcctctcctcctctctcttctcctatcctcctctctcttctcctttatatccagtcttcctctctcttctcctctaaatccagccctcctctctcttctctctatcctctcctcctctctcttctactctctatcctctcctctctcttctgctctctatcctctcctcctctctcttctactctcctcctctctcttctgctctctatcctcttctcctctctcttctactctctatcctcctcctctctatcatcccctcctctatcttctcccctctatcctctcctcctctctcttctcctctctatcctctcctcttctctcatcctcctctctcttctcccctctctcttctactctatatcccttcttctctcttctctctatcctgtcctctctcttctcctctatatccagtcctcctctctctactctctatcctctcctactctctcttctactctctatcctccactctcttctcccctctatcctctcctcctcttcttctctgtaACCTTTCCTCTTGTATTTATCTCATTGTCCATTGTGATTAAAATACCACTATTATTGTTGCATTTctggttgtgttgttgttgttattttatgTGTCTCCAGGGGTATGTGGTTCCTTTAAGGCAGACGTTTTGGGTACCCCTGCTGGGTTGAACTGGGATTGAGTGCCCACAGCAACACAGTTATGCATACGCAAACACAAATCTGCTCTCAACTCCTGTTGCttctctctctaacagacaggagtgTGTGTGGGACCGGAAGGCAGAAGAAGGCTCGGCTGGCTAACAACCTTGGAGAGAAGGTCCAGCATCGGCCCGGACCTCTGGACCTACTGCACAAACACATACTGCCTCCGGAGAACCGTGAgttaacacacatgcacacacgcacgaaAGAACTATAGACGTTTTCAAACAGTCCAGATGTCATTACTAATTAACCTattccttctccccctcttcccttagGCCCcgtttccttccctctctcctcagatGTCTTCCAAGATGACATCTCTTCCTGCTCTTCCTCCTTGTCTCCCGAGCAACTCGGGGTCCTCCAATCACCAGCCTTCTCCTCGTCGCCGGGGTTCTCAGATGACCAATCACTGAGTGACCTGTCCCCTGGGGTCTTGCCCTTTACCCACAGTCCCGCCCATGTTCAGGTGAGATTACCTTCCCCTAAATCCTAACTTCAACCATCAAGTGAGATTACCTTCCCCTAAATCCTAACTTCAACCATTAAATGAGATTACCTTTCCCTAAATCCTAACCATCAGGTGAGATTACCTTCCCCTAAATCCTAACCTCAACCATCAGGTGAGATTACCTTCCCCTAAATCCTAACCATCAGGTGAGATTACCTTCCCCTAAATCCTAACCTCAACCATCAAGTGAGATTACCTTCCCCTAAATCCTAACCTCAACCATCAGGTGAGATTACCTTCCCCTAAATCCTAACCATCAGGTGAGATTACCTTCCCCTAAATCCTAACCTCAACCATCAGGTGAGATTACCTTCCCCTAAATCCTAACCTCAACCATCAGGTGAGATTACCTTCCCCTAAATCCTAACCTCAACCATCAGGTGAGATTACCTTCCCCTAAATTATAACCTCGACCATCATGTGAGATTACTTTCCCCTAAATCCTAACCATCAGGTGAGATTACCTTCCCCTAAATCCTAACCTCAACCATCAACACGGGAAACACAAAACTGACTTTAGAACTGCAAGTCATGTTTGGATTACATCCTTTGCTATGACCTGTTTATATTTCTGTCCTGCTTTCCTGCAGTCTATCTTGGCGTTGCTCCCAGCAACCGAGGGCATCAGCCAGCCAATGAGCATGACCGTGGGCGACTCCAACTCCATGGCAACGACCGGGAGACCAAAGGGGATGTATCTGACCTCCCATGCCACGCCCCTGCTGCCAAAGGTACTGGAACAGGGCTACTCAGAAATAGACCAAACACACATCCAGAACAATGTGGAAATGCATCTGTAAAAAGCATTATAGAAATGAAGAATGAATTGATTGAAGCATTAACAatggattgattgatttattgattgattggtgGTAAAGTCAATCAAAAATAATCCCATGCGACCGATATAATTTTAACTTGTACTTAACCGATGTGTATAAGCGACGAAATAGGCGCCCTTATTATTTTTGGTTCCACCAGGTCTTGTTTGTGACTACGTCACGCATTTTCATATCTGAGCGAGGGGCCCTTCCTGCGGACAGGCTCATCCCCTCAAACCCCAGAGGCAAGAGACAGTCCTCTGACATGGGAGTCCAAATACCAAAGTATTTTCCCACTTTGGTTTACTTTATTATCGTTCTTGATTTTTCGTTCATTTTATGCTCATGATAAGCAGGCAGATATGGtgcacagttttttttatttatatcgATGCATCATCGGGAATTTAAGGTCCTAAGTCTCAATGTAAACGGACTGGGGAGTGCCATCAAGAGAAGTAAGGTAATAGCAAAGATGGAGAGAGTTGACATACTATTCTGGCAGGAAACTCACTTATCCACACCTGAACACGAGAAACTCAAGAAAATGGGATATaggaacacttttttttcttcttacaaAATGGGTAGAAGGGGAGTTGCAATCTTGATCCCAAAATCAGTTAATTTTGAGTTTATGTCAGAAATAAAAGACAAGGAGGGTAGATTTATACTTGTTAAATGTAAACTGGAAAACAAGGAAGTTACATTATTTAATGTATACGCACCCCCAGGGAGTGACATGGTCTTCTACGGGAAGGTGTTTGATTTAATTGCCACAGAAACCACTGGCACTCTTATCTGTGGAGGGGATTTTAACACAATTCTAAACTCAAAATTGGACAGCACAAATCAAAATAGGAAAATGAGTCTAGTTGCCAAAAAGATCAATAGGAGACTGCAGGATCTAGGACTGCTCGATGTATGGCGTGACACCCACAAGACCGATAaggaatatactttttactcagcCCGCCACACTGAATACTCCAGGTTAGACTACTTTTTTATGTACAGTGCAGATAGACACAGGCTTAAGGATTGTAGGATCGGGCAGAGCGACTTATCAGATCATAATGGAGTTTACCTCACTCTACACTTTGATAGCAAACCAATAAATACTATATGGAGACTTAATACAAGCATGCTGAATGATCCAGCATTCAATgaatcaataaagacagaattGAACATCTATCTGGAGAATAATGATAATGGGGAAGTATCTCCTGCTACATTGTGGGATGCAGCTAAGGCGGTTATTAGAGGAAAGATCATAGCCACATCATCTCTCAAGAAAAAGATTAAAGCACAGAAACTGCTGAAATTACAGGAAACCCTAAGAAACTTAGAACGCTCTCATAGTCAATACAAAGACCCTCTTATATTACGAGATTAAAAAGGTAAAACAGGAAATTGACCAGATTTATAGAGAAGAAGTAGAGAAAAAGTTTAGGTTCCTGAAACAACGATATTATGAAGCAGGCTCAAAGGCAACCAAATTACTAGCATGGAGACTCAGGAAACAACAAGCACAGAATACCATTTCCAAATTAAAAGACCccaaaacaaaaaagatcacatGCAAATTAGATGAAATACAGAATGCATTTGAATCATATTACACAAATCTGTACAAGCAACCAGAGAAGGCAGATGCACAGACAATAGAGCACTTTTTGAACTCACTTGATCTCCCCTCAATTGGGACAGAGCAAAACGATAGACTAACTTTAGAAATATCCACCGAAGAAATTAATAAAGAAATATCTCAACAAAATGTCAACAAGTCTCCAGGCACTGATGGCTTCCCTTCAGAATGGTTCAAGACCTTCAGAGAACAATTAGCACCTCTACTTAAGGCCTGTTTTAACTGGACTCTGAGGGAGGGGGGTCTCCCACCGTCATGGAGAGAGGCCATCATATCTGTAATCCCAAAAGAGGGTAAAGATAAGAAAGAATGCAGTTCATATAGACCTATCGCAATTCTTAACACAGATTATAAACTATATGCATCAATAATAGCCAAAAGAATGGAGAACATAATCCCAGAATTGATTGACGGAGATCAAACTTGTTTCATACAAAATAGGCAGACACAGGACAATATAAGGAGAACACTACATGTCATGGACCACATTACTCAGAATAAGACAAGTGCAATATTAATCAGTCTAGATGcagaaaaagcatttgattcagtgGGATGGGATTACCTATTCCAAGTTATGGAAAGATTTGGTTTCAACAAAGAAGTGATACAGTGCATCAAAACACTGTATTCATGTCCGACCGCTAGAATAAAGATAAATGGACATTTGACACGAACGATAAAATTAGAGCGAGGGGCAAGACAAGGCTGCAATCTTTCACCCACGCTCTTCTCCTTGTACCTCGAACCATTAGCACAAGCAATAAGACAGGACCCAACCTTAGAGGGAATAACAATAAGAGACAGTGAACATAAGATatgcatgtatgctgatgacgttCTGTTATTCCTTAAAGACCCAGGCTCAAGCGTAGCTAGATAGATGGATGTTCTACAAACATTTGGAACATATTCAGGGTATGTGCTTAACGTACACAAGACCCAAGCCCTAGTATATAATTATACCCCACAGGAAGAGCTGAAGAGTAGGTATAACTTCACCTGGACCTCTTCATCCATTAAATATCTTGGAGTATACCTACCAAAAGATACACCCAAACTTTATTGCATGAATTACAATCACAtcaacaagaaaatatatgatgaCCTAGACAGGTGGAACTCACTTCCCTTAGATCTTAGTAGTAGAATTGAAACAATCAAAATGAACATCCTGCCGAGGTTACTGTATTTGTTCCAATCACTGCCCATAGAAATCCCACCTAAACAGTTTAGGGATAAACGGATATCAAGGTTTATCTGGAACAGTAAGAGACCAAGAACTAGATATACAACAttacaattaccaaaatactGTGGGGGTGTGGCCTTACCAAACCTAAAAGATTATTATGTGTCAGCCCAATTTGAGACCTCTGGTTTGCTGGTGCAATTCAGAATACGAATCCAAATTGAAAGACATGGAGACTACTTTGACAGAGATACCCATACAGTCAGTTTTGGGAAATAAGGACATGGTAACAGAAATATACAATAGACAAAATCAGTGGATTCATTTCTCGCTTAAGACATGGTTTAGGGTAGTTAAGCAAAATAATTTAGACAGAGAGATCAAACTGCTGAGTTGGCCCACATACGACCCCAGCTTCATCCCTGCAACTCAGGACAGCAGATTTAAACAATGGACGCAGAAAGGCATCACATCATTCAGTACAATTATAAGGAATGGGAACCTAGATAACTTCCAGGACTTAAGTAAAAAACATGGCTGGGATAAACAAGATTTCTACAGATACCTACAAGTCCGACACTATTTCTTAAGGGAGATAAAAGTGACTGACCCTCGAGCACCTCCAAAATTAATCCAAGTATTCACTAACGCATACAACTTGGGGAGTAACAAAAAAACGATTTCAAATCTCTACTTGGGTATTCAATCCTCAAAGAAACATTCTACAAACTATATTAAACAGAAATGGGAGGAGGAACTTAACATTGAAATAACTGATGAAACATGGTTGAACATATTAGAGACTCAACAAAGCTCCACCAACTCAAGGTCATGGAGAGAATTCTGTTGGAAGAATGTTACACGTTTCAACACCTAAACTGAAATCCAAACAGACTGGCTCCCTACACCCTTGTTGGAGAGAATGTTACACGTTTCTTCATAACACCTAAACTGAAATCCAAACAGACTGGCTCCCTACACCCTTGTTGGAGAGAATGTTACACGTTTCTTCATAACACCTAAACTGAAATCCAAACAGACTGGCTCCCTACACCCTTGTTGGAGAGAATGTTATACGTTTCTTCATAACACCTAAACTGAAATCCAAACAGACTGGCTCCCTACACCCTTGTTGGAGAGAATGTTACACGTTTCTTCATAACACCTAAACTGAAATCCAAACAGACTGGCTCCCTACACCCTTGTTGGAGAGAATGTTACACGTTTCTTCATAACACCTAAACTGAAATCCAAACAGACTGGCTCCCTACACCCTTGTTGGAGAGAATGTTATACGTTTCTTCATAACACCTAAACTGAAATCCAAACAGACTGGCTCCCTACACCCTTGTTGGAGAGAATGTTATACGTTTCTTCATAACACCTAAACTGAAATCCAAACAGACTGGCTCCCTACACCCTTGTTGGAGAGAATGTTATACGTTTCTTCATAACACCTAAACTGAAATCCAAACAGACTGGCTCCCTACACCCTTGTTGGAGAGAATGTTACACGTTTCTTCATAACACCTAAACTGAAATCCAAACAGACTGGCTCCCTACACCCTTGTTGGAGAGAACGCGGTCTATTGAGGGCGGACCACTCTCATATCTTTTGGTCCTGCCCCGCAATCAAAACTTACTGGGGAGAAATGAGATCTAACATTTGGAAAAATAATGGGATTTGACATAGAACAAACATTCATTTCTTTGTACTTGGGTGAAATACCTGATAACTTACACAATAGAGAAAAGTACCTCTTGAAGGTCCTACTGGCAGCCAGTAAAAAGGCTATCACTAGGAAATGGCTACAAAAAGACCCTCCCACAGTGACACAATGGATAGACATTGTAGAAGAAATACACCACATGGAGCATATGACCTTTGCTTTAAGAACTCAACAGGAGAGAGGTCAGGAATACTGGGAGAAATGGGTTTCGTACTTGGAAAAGGTCTAATTCAAAGATGCCAATGTAACTAATATGATGATATGATGATGAAGGTATGAAGTGCACTGTAGCTGGCAGATCTTTTTTGttcttttattttactttatttgtactttctttgtgttcctacaataaaaacaaagtataaaaaaataaataataatcccaTGCATATACAGTATTACGGTATTACAGTATTACGGTATTACGGTATTACGGTATTACGGTATTACGGTATTACGGTATTACGGTATTACATTGTTacggtattacagtattacagtattacagtattacagcatTACAGATGTTAATGCATTGTctgcatagagagacagacatgttttGACTGTGAGGGTCAGACACAGTATATCAGTCTCTTCTTCTCCCGGTGTCTACTGATAGGTATTCAACCACATAGCATAATGTACACACTCACTCTGGTGTTACGCATTTATTAGTGTCGACAGTCACTACCAACGGAACTATGCCCTATGGATTtagacacgcatgcacacacacacacacacacacacacacacacacacacacacacacacacacacacacacacacacacacacacacacacacacctgctagaTGTCACAGCTGACTGGACACACTGTCAGTTGTCACGGTTTCACACATGCGTTTAATGTCAGGATTCAGCTAGGATACTGACTGTTCAACCTGAAAGGATCACATATGTTAGATGACatattgtacagtcgtggccaaaagttttgagaatgacacaaatattaattttcacaaagtctgctgcctcagtttgtatgatggcaatttgcatatactccagaatgttatgaagagtgatcagatgaattgcaattaattgcaaagtccctctttgccatgcaaatgaactgaatcccccaaaaacatttccactgaatttcagccctgccacaaaaggaccagctgacatcatgtcagtgattctctcgttaacacaggtgtgagtgttgacgaggacaaggctggagatcactctgtcatgctgattgagttcgaataacagactggaagcttcaaaatgaGGGTGGTGCttagaatcattgttcttcctttgtcaatcatggttacctgcaaggaaacacgtgccgtcatcattgctttgcacaaaaagggcttcacaggcaaggctattgctgccagtaagattgcacgtaaatcaaccatttattggctcatcaagaacttcaaggagagcagttcaaatgttgtgaagaaggcttcagggctccCAAGAaaatccagcaagcgccaggaccgtctcctaaagttgattcagctgcagaatcggggcaccaccagtacagagcttgctgtggaatggcagcaggcatgtgtgagtgcatctgcacgcacagtgaggcgaagacttttggaggatggcctggtgtcaaaaagggcagcaaagaagccacttctctccaggaaaaacatcagggacagactgatattctgcaaaaggtacagggattggactgctgaggactggggtaaagtcattttctctgataaatccactttccgattgtttggggcatccggaaaaaagcttgtccggagaagacaaggtgagtgctaccatcagtcctgtgtcatgccaacagtaaagcatcctgagaccattcatgtgtggggttgcttctcagccaagggagtgggctcactcacaattttgcctaagaatacagccatgaataaagaatggtaccaacacatcctccgagagcaacttctcccaaccatccaggaacagtttggtgacgaacaatgtcttttccagcatgatggagcaccttgccataaggcaaaagtgataactaagtggctcggggaacaaaacatcgatattttgggtacatggccaggaaactccaccgagcgtaatcccattgagaacttatggtcaatcctcaagaaaaAATATGGGATATGAGAAATATTACTTTGATTCattctctgtctcccactctcacTCCCCATcccctcccacctctccctccccatcccctcttcctcttcctttctCAGACAGCCCGGTCTCTCACACCTCCCTCCGACTCTTCCTCCCTTACTTCCTCCCTGACTTCCTCTCGCCCCCCCCGCCTGCGGAAACCACGGGATTCACAGCCCAAGATGAGGAAACTCAAATACCATCAGTACATTCCCCCCGACCAGAGAGCCACGGCCGGGACTGCCGGTAATAGTCTTTATACTTTAAAAAACATGATTATCTTTTATGTATATTTGACCTTTCATACAATACTTGAAGCCCATTGTGCTTTACATGACAAATGTTGTCAAAATGAGTCCACTAAATAGCAGGAAAGTTGATCATTGTTAACATTGTGCTCAGGGGGAGGGGCCAGTCAGAGGAgccccaccccagcccagctcttAGACCCCGCCTACTCCAGCCTCCTGCAGCAACAGCAGGTGTTCCTCCAGCTGCAGATCCTCCAGAACCAACAGCAGAACCAGCAGCAACAGgaccagcagcagcaacagcagcagctcaCCGTCACATCCAGGTAGGTACCACTACATACACCACACCAAACCTCCCTCCCCTGGGCCTTCTCACAAGAACTGTGGTTTCATTCAGATGTTATACTGTTCATCAGACTATTTAAAGTTGGTTAACCATTACATGTGCGCTGGCAACTATCATGAATGTTTTGTTTTTATCAAAGCGGAGACACCAACCAAATGGTGAGGTTCTCTGGAGCCATGCACCAGGACCCTCAGCCTGTATCCAAGGCAACAAACCACACCTCTGTGGACACAAGTCCCTCCAACAAGTCTGAGCTCCTCCCACCTAACCTGGTCGACCTCACGGTAATATGGGCAGGACAATAACTTGAACATTTGAATGTTTATAGCACTTCTCACTTCCTATTGATCTGTACCTCCTCTTCTTTCTTTTGTCCTTGCTTGCTTCTCTTCattctctgacctctttctctcatccctctctatttGCTGTCCCTGACCCTGTCCTCTGTCACACTCCGTCCTCCTTCTCTCCCAGGTGTCTGAGTTGCGACAGCAGCTGCGTAAGCGAGGTCTTCCTGTCTCCGGCACCAAGCCCGCCCTCCTCCAGAGGCTCCGCCCTTTCCAGCTGCCCCACCTGTGTTTGACCCCTGTGCCCCTCTGCCAGCTGGGTACCAGCCTGGAACCCCTTACCCCCACCTCCTTGCTCACCCCCAGCCACtaccccagctccagctccagccccagctctGGAACTGATTCCCCCACCAACAGCCCTAACCATCAGGTCTACATCCAGTCCACTGGAGTTCTGAGCGGGGTTCCAAACGGAATTGTTAATGGCATTCTGAATGGTAATACTAATGATAATACTAATGGAATAGGGGTCAGTGTGGTGGGGGAGCAGTGTGGCTTCCTGGCCCCTGCGTTAACCCCATCATCGACACCCAGCCCCGGTCTCCCCCCATGCTCCTCTTCGCTACTGTCGACTGGCACCTCCTGGCGGTCGGAACAGGAGCAGCAGGAGCTGAGCCTGGAGctggagatgagggagaggatgaggagcaggcccagggagaggctatctcctcctctgtctctatcctgtGGGggttccctccatcccttcctgcAACAGGATCCAGGATGGCCCAGAGGGACACCAGAGagggaaggacagacagagatCCTGTTCACACAGGTAAACTAACACGCCTGACTCAGACAGATACACCATAGTCTCTCCTatacctgacagacagacagatacaccaTAGTCTCTCATATAACCAACAGATAGACAGATACACTATAGTCTATCCTGTAtctgactcagacagacagatacaccaTAGTCTCTCCTATACctgactcagacagacagatacaccaGTGTCTTCTATAtctgactcagacagacagatacaccaTAGTCTTTCATATACCCAACAGATAGACAGATACACCATAGTCTCTCCTATACTTGACTCATCTTACCCCAACAAACTTCACGCAGGTACACAACTATATCATCCACAAGATTTAGCTGAGACAGTGCAACACATCACTGTGATTTTATCTTACCGTTTACAATATTCACAGTTAAATACTGTAtagcttcatacagtatgtacaatttAACCTCCTCCACTGTCCAATCAGGTGTTCTGCTGCCAGCCGTGGGACGTGATTGGCCAGGACTTTGAGCTGCCCATGCAGATCACAGCCAGTCCCATTCAAGCGCCACCCAGCGTCCGCAGTCTGGAGGAGGAGCTGCAGGAGGCCATTAACAGAGtactggtcagtgtgtgtgtgtgtgtgtgtgtgtgtgtgtgtgtgtgtgtgtgtgtgtgtgtgtgtgtgtgtgtgtgtgtgtgtgtgtgtgtgtgtgtgtgtgtgtgtgtgtgtgtgtgtgtgtgtgtgtgtgtgtgtgtgtgtgtgtgtgtgtgtgtgtgtgtgtgtgtgtgtgtaaatcagAGTCACTGCTGACATTCATTGTATTCTGTAAAAGGTGACCCTGTCAAGTAAACCCTTGGGTGAtttccctgtctctgtcctgccCTCCTTAGATGGACCCCAGTCAGTCAATAGAGGACATTCTGGAGGAACCTACCACCTGTGTGGGTGAGTGGATAGCTCTCTGGCCTCTTAACAATGACACTTTATAGTTCTGTAGTCACCAAGACTGGTCATGGATAATTACAggcttttgtttgtttgtattgcCTTCCCCCTTTCTTCTagactcccactcctcctctgtctcagACTTCCAATCCCCTGTCACTATCCTCCCtggcccctcccctcctccccaaaCAGACCAATCCCAGCCGTTCCGTTGTCATTCAAAGGATGACaacttcctgtcctctcctttctGCTCCTCCCTCCTGCTGGAGCTCCCGCCGTCGCCTTCGATGATGGTTCCCCGCCAAGCcgccccaccccctctccctccctccatctgtacTTCTCCCCTGCCTCCCACTGTGACCTCACGGAAGAGGCGGGCTCAGGCAACCTTTGACCCTGCTGATTGGTTGGAGTCGCTAGCCTCTGGACTCCGCCCTCTCAGTCCACCATCTGCCCCATTTGTTGAGACCGACTTTGGCCTCAATTTGGATCTGAACGTCAACCGAGCGTTGGATCTCATGGTGGAGCAGTGGTGAACGTCTTAGGTGGACTgattgtcagtgtgtgtgtgtgtgtgtgtttgttagtcgGACTTCAACATACACCTCCCAAACAATGGGAACAGATTTGTGAATGtccatccatcaatccatctgtctatccatccatcccctctgtCCACTTTGTGAGTGAGTAGTCTGTTTGAGAGAGCTGACTGCATGTCTGTACCCCACGCAATGTCGAGAGACAGATGCTACTGCATTGGAAGAGATGAAAAAAGACTGAGTTGCATTGGTGGAACAATAACTGGCAGagggaatcacacacacacacacacacacacacacacacacacacacac of Salvelinus alpinus chromosome 4, SLU_Salpinus.1, whole genome shotgun sequence contains these proteins:
- the LOC139573306 gene encoding myocardin; its protein translation is MTLLASERSLLIRNKFRSVLQLRIQNRRQNEIDSGLKTTCSSRKGEKDQSKALHLTDDGATQKSPLCGLNIKTAQDRSVCGTGRQKKARLANNLGEKVQHRPGPLDLLHKHILPPENRPVSFPLSSDVFQDDISSCSSSLSPEQLGVLQSPAFSSSPGFSDDQSLSDLSPGVLPFTHSPAHVQSILALLPATEGISQPMSMTVGDSNSMATTGRPKGMYLTSHATPLLPKTARSLTPPSDSSSLTSSLTSSRPPRLRKPRDSQPKMRKLKYHQYIPPDQRATAGTAGGGASQRSPTPAQLLDPAYSSLLQQQQVFLQLQILQNQQQNQQQQDQQQQQQQLTVTSSGDTNQMVRFSGAMHQDPQPVSKATNHTSVDTSPSNKSELLPPNLVDLTVSELRQQLRKRGLPVSGTKPALLQRLRPFQLPHLCLTPVPLCQLGTSLEPLTPTSLLTPSHYPSSSSSPSSGTDSPTNSPNHQVYIQSTGVLSGVPNGIVNGILNGNTNDNTNGIGVSVVGEQCGFLAPALTPSSTPSPGLPPCSSSLLSTGTSWRSEQEQQELSLELEMRERMRSRPRERLSPPLSLSCGGSLHPFLQQDPGWPRGTPEREGQTEILFTQVFCCQPWDVIGQDFELPMQITASPIQAPPSVRSLEEELQEAINRVLMDPSQSIEDILEEPTTCVDSHSSSVSDFQSPVTILPGPSPPPQTDQSQPFRCHSKDDNFLSSPFCSSLLLELPPSPSMMVPRQAAPPPLPPSICTSPLPPTVTSRKRRAQATFDPADWLESLASGLRPLSPPSAPFVETDFGLNLDLNVNRALDLMVEQW